The following coding sequences lie in one Streptomyces sp. NBC_00510 genomic window:
- a CDS encoding LysR family transcriptional regulator → MSRSPPDLSSLLLLTLVAELGSLGQAAERMGISQPAASKRLTQLERRLGLRLVNRDTRGSALTVEGKAVCQWAGRVLAEVDSLMVGVAALRGDHALDLHLAASMTLAEHFVPRWIGTLQRGSPDVYVSLKVTNSEQVATLAANGRISLGFIEAPTVPSGLNSRQVGTDRLVVVVAPQHAWARRREPVDLTELARTRLIVREPGSGTRETIERVLAGAGAEPARPLMVLDANVAVRKAVAEGAGPAVLSAVSVRDDLAEGRIVEVPVTGADLRRRLRAVWPKDRPLTGAVEELLRIAARTHREDR, encoded by the coding sequence ATGAGCAGGTCGCCTCCCGATCTCAGCAGTCTCCTGTTGCTGACATTGGTGGCCGAGCTCGGCAGCCTGGGGCAGGCCGCCGAGCGGATGGGGATCAGCCAGCCCGCCGCGAGCAAGCGCCTGACCCAGCTCGAGCGGCGCCTGGGGCTGAGGCTGGTGAACCGCGACACCCGCGGCTCTGCCCTGACCGTCGAGGGCAAGGCGGTGTGCCAATGGGCGGGGCGGGTGCTGGCCGAAGTGGACTCTCTGATGGTGGGCGTCGCGGCGCTGCGCGGTGACCACGCCCTCGACCTGCACCTGGCGGCCAGCATGACGCTGGCCGAACACTTCGTGCCGCGGTGGATCGGCACGCTGCAGCGGGGGTCGCCCGACGTATACGTCAGCCTCAAAGTGACCAATTCCGAACAGGTCGCCACGCTCGCGGCGAATGGCCGGATCAGTCTGGGGTTCATCGAGGCGCCCACCGTTCCGTCCGGCCTCAACTCACGACAGGTGGGTACCGACCGGCTGGTCGTCGTGGTCGCGCCGCAGCATGCCTGGGCACGACGGCGAGAGCCGGTGGACCTGACCGAGCTGGCCCGAACCCGCCTGATCGTCCGCGAACCGGGTTCAGGCACGCGGGAGACCATCGAGCGTGTGCTCGCCGGCGCGGGAGCCGAGCCGGCCAGACCTCTGATGGTGCTGGACGCCAACGTCGCGGTACGAAAGGCCGTCGCCGAAGGCGCGGGCCCGGCGGTGCTCAGCGCGGTCAGTGTCCGGGACGACCTGGCCGAGGGGCGCATCGTGGAGGTCCCGGTGACTGGGGCCGACCTGCGCCGCCGGCTGCGCGCCGTGTGGCCGAAGGACCGCCCGTTGACCGGCGCGGTCGAGGAACTGCTCCGGATCGCGGCACGTACCCACCGCGAGGATCGCTGA
- a CDS encoding DUF4331 domain-containing protein has translation MSHHLDTPLAAQNGQLFIDDLFVFPGERSTVFVMDVNSDITGVYAEPGFHPEARYEFKVHFDGAEFETLTYRVSFDEPGPDGRQALRLHVLTGNEAREDSADGDLVLEGRTGETADADGTRVWAGRISDSFYIDLSLLAVVNGAVAKGTAVDLSDWRPQEAQNSFAGTTVESIVLEVPHEHAQLRPGARTGVWCATKLATDAGGWRQINRGGHPMMWPIFWPGDTDFSNPANTRHPSQDRAAVGEFIAGQVAAVVAATGTCADPEGYGRTVAGQLFPDVLPYVVGTPATYGFAARNGRTLADNAPEAMLSLVTNTAVPAGLKPSVAQHLRNDRFPYVVPV, from the coding sequence ATGTCGCACCATCTCGACACTCCGCTGGCGGCCCAGAACGGTCAGCTGTTCATCGACGACCTGTTCGTCTTTCCCGGTGAGCGCAGCACGGTGTTTGTCATGGACGTCAACTCCGACATCACCGGCGTCTACGCCGAGCCCGGGTTCCACCCGGAAGCACGCTACGAATTCAAGGTTCACTTCGACGGCGCCGAATTCGAGACCTTGACCTATCGGGTCTCCTTCGACGAACCCGGCCCCGACGGCAGGCAAGCCCTGCGTCTGCACGTCCTGACCGGAAACGAGGCGCGCGAGGACTCCGCTGACGGCGACCTGGTGCTGGAAGGCCGCACCGGTGAGACGGCCGACGCGGATGGCACCCGCGTCTGGGCCGGGCGCATCTCCGACTCCTTCTACATCGACCTGTCCCTGCTGGCCGTCGTCAACGGGGCGGTGGCCAAGGGGACGGCGGTGGACCTCTCGGACTGGCGCCCACAGGAGGCGCAGAACAGCTTCGCCGGCACCACCGTGGAATCGATCGTGCTGGAGGTTCCGCACGAGCACGCGCAGCTGCGCCCCGGGGCCCGCACGGGCGTCTGGTGCGCGACCAAGCTGGCCACCGACGCCGGCGGATGGCGGCAGATCAACCGCGGCGGGCACCCGATGATGTGGCCGATCTTCTGGCCCGGCGACACCGACTTCAGCAACCCGGCCAACACCCGGCACCCCTCTCAGGACCGTGCCGCCGTCGGCGAATTCATCGCGGGCCAGGTCGCGGCTGTCGTCGCGGCCACCGGGACGTGCGCCGACCCGGAGGGCTACGGCCGGACCGTGGCCGGGCAGCTGTTCCCCGACGTGCTGCCCTACGTCGTCGGAACGCCCGCCACGTACGGCTTCGCCGCCCGCAACGGCCGCACCCTGGCCGACAACGCGCCTGAGGCGATGCTCTCACTCGTGACCAACACGGCCGTGCCGGCCGGACTCAAGCCGTCCGTCGCCCAGCACCTGCGGAACGACCGCTTCCCGTACGTCGTGCCCGTATGA
- a CDS encoding S8 family serine peptidase: MRPHIPARQGLPILAAVTALLTVVPPATAADHAPAATKGVTIANGGSLGSTARTVTLISGDRVTVTPDGSGPATVTVAAPNGDRADVRVSSKAGDVYVVPAAADRYVAAGLLDESLFNVTRLVADGYDDARSRGLPLILSYSSDSLRKQDLTSLPEGATGARTLTSIDSTAVTQSHSRAADFWAELTQATPAARGTTAGEPALNGGVRKVWLDGKVKATLESSVAQIGAPDAWARGNTGKGVDVAVLDTGYDTEHPDLAGVVASSRSFIPYEDVVDRNGHGTHVASTIAGNGAASGGKEKGVAPGAALHVGKVLDNSGSGSDSWVIAGMEWAARETKARVISMSLGGFAPDDGTDPLSQAVNALSAETGALFTIAAGNNGENGPSTVTSPGSADAALTVGAVDPTDTVAWFSSRGPRFRDDAIKPEITAPGVGILAARSQYATFGSGSYASLNGTSMATPHVAGAAALVAAGHPEWTGARIKDALVSTAHETPANTADDGGNGRVDAAAASAARLVATGTADAGIHSLGGKPGQTVDRRIEWLNSGDKAVTVTLRVDAPDAPQGLFSVADRQVTVPAGGTAATTLTTVLDRAPAGSRFSGHLTGLVDGKPVTRTLVAVSTREEHHHLRLHFQGRDGEPLANVVRVQRHGDGSRFEGVTNTHGDIDLVVPNGVYTAWSWGDVRGTHGASSLGQALLLKTGIKVRDADTSATVDGRQLRLTEVVTPQVTTAGVVRADFLRSFTDGSPAIGETSTLAPQHDSMWALPTSKPADGDLLYTVRARMEQPLLSLSSGSQNFDDLALEPGSARPADRTHTLPAVFAGDGREQDYAAAGARGKVAVVRYVPPPDDDDDGDSRTASHDQIAAAEKAGVAVLVIVNGDSGRYWPSGSRSKIVVAGISRTEGEILIDRIQSGAGSVPMHIVGRSTTAYLYDLVRTWRGGIPKTLRYAPGKRELARVDVDFRTTDKVYENRFDIQPYQLFLLDSTRLSTSGARRTDWVTAAPGAIWREEAHQSGNQYSDQYSGQVAYPAGRATNVQWFGPVERPRVVEYLDTPRRTGDSVLGQIPGFGDGGRNHAGTNGPGTTTQSVELRRSNKLLGSTEGSYFDFPVPSATSRYRLVTTTKRTEGHPYSTSTRTEWGFTSGAPRNGKAPLLPLVQLDYTIPTSTDGSARRNAELVVEPSHIRGASTARVRTDKVEVSYDDGRTWHRVKPRELRDGAVRVTLDAPRKAAFVSLRVHASDTRGNTVTQTVIRATGLR, encoded by the coding sequence GTGCGACCACATATTCCGGCCCGGCAGGGCCTGCCCATCCTGGCGGCGGTCACCGCGCTGCTGACGGTGGTCCCCCCGGCGACAGCCGCCGACCACGCCCCGGCCGCGACCAAGGGCGTCACCATAGCCAATGGCGGTTCACTCGGATCCACTGCGCGGACCGTCACCCTCATCTCCGGTGACCGTGTCACCGTCACCCCCGACGGCTCCGGCCCCGCCACCGTCACCGTGGCCGCACCGAACGGAGACCGGGCGGACGTACGCGTCAGCAGCAAGGCCGGGGACGTCTACGTCGTGCCCGCCGCGGCGGATCGGTACGTGGCCGCCGGTCTCCTCGACGAGAGCCTGTTCAACGTCACCCGACTCGTCGCCGACGGGTACGACGACGCGCGCTCCCGTGGGCTGCCCCTCATCCTGAGCTATTCCTCGGACTCGCTCCGCAAGCAGGACCTGACGTCCCTGCCGGAGGGCGCCACCGGCGCACGGACGTTGACCAGCATCGACAGCACCGCTGTCACCCAGAGCCACAGCCGGGCGGCGGACTTCTGGGCCGAGCTCACCCAGGCGACGCCCGCGGCACGCGGCACCACCGCGGGCGAGCCGGCGCTGAACGGCGGCGTCCGCAAGGTCTGGCTGGACGGCAAGGTCAAGGCGACGCTCGAGTCGAGCGTCGCACAGATCGGCGCCCCCGACGCCTGGGCGCGCGGCAACACCGGCAAGGGCGTCGACGTGGCCGTCCTCGACACCGGATACGACACCGAGCACCCGGATCTCGCAGGCGTCGTCGCCTCGTCCCGGAGCTTCATCCCGTACGAGGACGTCGTGGACCGCAACGGCCACGGCACACACGTCGCCTCCACCATCGCCGGCAACGGCGCGGCGTCCGGGGGCAAGGAGAAGGGCGTCGCGCCCGGAGCCGCGCTTCACGTCGGCAAGGTCCTCGACAACTCCGGCTCCGGATCCGACTCCTGGGTCATCGCCGGCATGGAGTGGGCGGCACGCGAGACCAAGGCACGCGTGATCAGCATGAGCCTCGGCGGTTTCGCCCCCGACGACGGCACGGACCCGCTCAGCCAGGCCGTGAACGCACTCAGTGCCGAGACGGGCGCCCTGTTCACCATCGCGGCGGGCAACAACGGTGAGAACGGCCCGTCCACCGTCACGAGCCCGGGCTCCGCGGACGCCGCCCTGACCGTCGGCGCCGTCGACCCCACGGACACGGTGGCCTGGTTCTCCAGCCGCGGCCCCCGATTCCGTGACGACGCGATCAAGCCCGAGATCACCGCACCCGGCGTCGGCATCCTCGCGGCGCGCTCGCAGTACGCCACGTTCGGCAGTGGCTCCTACGCCTCCCTGAACGGCACGTCCATGGCGACCCCGCACGTGGCCGGCGCCGCCGCCCTCGTGGCGGCCGGCCACCCGGAGTGGACCGGGGCCCGCATCAAGGACGCCCTCGTGAGCACGGCCCACGAGACGCCCGCCAACACGGCCGACGACGGTGGCAACGGGCGCGTCGACGCCGCGGCGGCCTCCGCGGCCCGCCTGGTGGCCACCGGCACCGCCGACGCGGGCATCCACTCCCTGGGCGGAAAGCCCGGGCAGACCGTGGACCGCCGGATCGAGTGGCTCAACTCCGGCGACAAGGCGGTCACCGTCACGCTACGGGTCGACGCGCCCGACGCACCGCAGGGCCTGTTCAGCGTGGCGGACCGTCAGGTGACCGTACCGGCCGGGGGCACCGCCGCCACCACGCTCACCACCGTCCTCGACCGCGCGCCGGCGGGTTCCCGCTTCAGCGGACACCTCACGGGCCTGGTGGACGGCAAGCCGGTCACGCGCACCCTGGTCGCCGTCAGCACCCGCGAGGAGCACCACCATCTGCGGCTGCACTTCCAGGGCCGGGACGGCGAACCGCTGGCCAACGTGGTGCGGGTCCAGCGCCATGGTGACGGGTCCCGCTTCGAAGGGGTGACCAACACACACGGCGACATCGACCTGGTCGTGCCGAACGGCGTCTACACGGCCTGGTCGTGGGGCGACGTCCGAGGCACCCACGGGGCCTCCTCGCTCGGGCAGGCACTCCTGCTCAAGACCGGCATCAAGGTCCGCGACGCCGACACGTCGGCGACCGTCGACGGCAGGCAACTGCGACTGACCGAGGTCGTCACACCGCAGGTGACCACGGCCGGCGTCGTCCGCGCCGATTTCCTCCGGTCGTTCACCGACGGCTCTCCCGCCATCGGCGAGACCTCGACCCTCGCTCCCCAGCACGACAGCATGTGGGCACTGCCGACGAGCAAGCCCGCCGACGGCGACCTGCTGTACACCGTCCGGGCACGGATGGAGCAGCCTCTGCTCAGCCTCTCCTCGGGCTCCCAGAACTTCGATGACCTTGCGCTGGAGCCCGGTTCGGCCCGGCCGGCCGACCGGACGCACACCCTCCCGGCCGTTTTCGCCGGTGACGGCCGGGAGCAGGACTACGCCGCGGCCGGGGCCCGGGGCAAGGTGGCGGTAGTCCGCTACGTACCCCCGCCGGACGACGACGATGACGGCGATTCCCGGACCGCCTCCCACGACCAGATCGCCGCGGCCGAGAAGGCCGGCGTGGCGGTCCTCGTCATCGTCAACGGCGACAGCGGACGCTACTGGCCGAGCGGCAGCCGCAGCAAGATCGTCGTCGCGGGCATCTCGCGAACCGAGGGCGAGATCCTGATCGACCGCATCCAAAGCGGTGCCGGCTCGGTGCCCATGCACATCGTCGGCCGCTCCACGACCGCGTACCTCTACGACCTGGTGCGCACCTGGCGCGGCGGCATCCCGAAGACCCTGCGCTACGCGCCGGGCAAGAGGGAACTCGCCCGGGTCGACGTCGATTTCCGCACGACGGACAAGGTGTACGAGAACCGGTTCGACATCCAGCCGTACCAGCTCTTCCTGCTGGACTCGACCCGGCTGTCGACCTCCGGGGCGCGCCGCACCGACTGGGTGACCGCCGCCCCCGGCGCCATCTGGAGGGAGGAGGCCCATCAGAGCGGCAACCAGTACTCCGACCAATACTCCGGCCAGGTCGCCTATCCGGCAGGACGTGCCACGAACGTCCAGTGGTTCGGTCCGGTCGAACGACCCCGGGTCGTCGAGTACCTGGACACCCCGCGGCGCACGGGCGACTCCGTCCTCGGGCAGATTCCCGGCTTCGGCGACGGCGGCCGCAATCACGCCGGCACCAATGGGCCCGGCACCACGACGCAGTCCGTCGAACTCCGCCGGAGCAACAAGCTGCTCGGCAGCACCGAAGGCTCCTATTTCGACTTCCCGGTTCCGAGCGCCACGAGCCGCTACCGGCTGGTGACCACCACGAAGCGCACCGAAGGGCACCCGTACTCCACCTCCACCCGCACCGAGTGGGGCTTCACGTCCGGAGCACCGCGGAACGGCAAGGCGCCGCTGCTCCCCCTGGTGCAGCTGGACTACACCATCCCGACCTCGACCGACGGATCGGCCCGGCGTAACGCCGAGCTCGTCGTGGAGCCGTCACACATCCGCGGCGCCTCCACGGCCCGGGTCCGCACCGACAAGGTGGAGGTGTCCTACGACGACGGCAGGACCTGGCACCGCGTCAAGCCGCGGGAGCTGCGGGACGGCGCCGTGCGCGTGACCTTGGACGCCCCGCGGAAGGCCGCGTTCGTATCGCTGCGGGTCCACGCCTCGGACACGCGGGGCAACACCGTGACGCAGACGGTCATCCGGGCCACCGGCCTGCGCTGA
- a CDS encoding type II toxin-antitoxin system HicB family antitoxin: MAKQINIRLDDAVHARLVARAEAEGTTVTALITQAAERDPRLDDGAATAAAFLARHAAEFAEAFPEEEPDSATGRAA, from the coding sequence ATGGCGAAGCAGATCAACATCCGGCTCGATGACGCCGTTCATGCCCGTCTCGTCGCACGCGCCGAGGCCGAGGGCACGACGGTGACCGCTCTGATCACGCAGGCTGCCGAGCGCGACCCCCGCCTCGACGACGGGGCCGCCACGGCCGCCGCGTTCCTGGCCAGGCATGCCGCGGAGTTCGCCGAGGCGTTCCCGGAAGAGGAGCCGGACAGCGCCACCGGACGGGCCGCCTGA
- a CDS encoding toxin Doc — MELQVDIRWLLERQAEVLPKEPSVHDFSGLVAAVARHRVNAPKLDYTVDAAWRAAALFHEIVSVRPLPARNAMYGALVAVAYMAACGQAVDAPYGALSDLAKQVRAGRADVYACADQIRRWRL; from the coding sequence GTGGAGCTGCAGGTCGACATCCGCTGGCTGCTGGAACGCCAGGCCGAGGTGCTGCCGAAGGAGCCGTCGGTCCACGACTTCTCCGGCCTGGTCGCGGCGGTCGCCCGGCACCGGGTCAACGCCCCGAAGCTGGACTACACCGTGGACGCAGCCTGGCGTGCGGCAGCCCTCTTCCACGAGATCGTTTCGGTCCGCCCGCTGCCCGCCCGCAACGCCATGTACGGGGCGCTCGTCGCGGTGGCCTACATGGCGGCGTGCGGCCAGGCGGTCGATGCACCGTACGGGGCGCTCAGCGACCTGGCGAAGCAGGTCCGTGCCGGGCGCGCGGACGTCTACGCCTGCGCCGACCAGATCCGCCGCTGGCGGCTCTGA